A stretch of the Flavobacteriales bacterium genome encodes the following:
- a CDS encoding DUF3341 domain-containing protein has translation MSKSIHALYDDEQLLMKAAKELVAKGVHVADVFSPFPIHGLDPIIGVKKTRLAIVSFMFGCMGTTLALVGMWYFMVHDWPGINVGGKPNFHLYENLPAFIPITFEFTILCASHGMAMTYFLRNWTLPGVAAINPDPRTTDDMFLMIIEESGFGGNSNDEIKGVINGSGVLELTEKDGE, from the coding sequence TGCATTATATGATGATGAGCAGTTGCTAATGAAAGCAGCTAAAGAGCTTGTTGCAAAGGGAGTTCACGTTGCAGATGTTTTCTCTCCGTTTCCTATACACGGTTTAGATCCAATTATTGGAGTTAAGAAAACCAGGTTGGCGATTGTTTCATTCATGTTTGGATGTATGGGAACAACGTTAGCATTAGTTGGAATGTGGTATTTCATGGTTCATGATTGGCCAGGTATTAACGTTGGTGGTAAGCCAAATTTTCACCTATATGAGAATTTACCAGCGTTTATTCCGATTACGTTTGAGTTTACTATTCTTTGTGCATCGCACGGTATGGCAATGACTTATTTTTTAAGAAATTGGACGTTACCAGGTGTGGCTGCTATAAATCCAGATCCTAGAACTACAGATGACATGTTCTTAATGATCATTGAAGAATCTGGTTTTGGTGGAAACAGTAACGATGAAATTAAAGGAGTAATTAATGGTTCTGGTGTATTAGAATTAACAGAAAAGGACGGAGAATAA
- a CDS encoding cytochrome c, translating to MRLLSENIKMSSAIKILIGSALLLLASCTPSDELSPGVEYMPDMYRSPSYETYSVSNLDGDSINEMSARLPVKGTVPRGYYPYSYPNTTEGYELAGEELTSPFAMNAETVEEGKVIYGKFCIHCHGETGEGDGSVIASGKFPAVPPTYSGKLKDLPEGKIFHSITYGKGMMGSHASQLDRNQRWKIIHYVKTLQNPDLEVAAVEIDTTTVDVEVAEIIEEVIEEEVEESHKH from the coding sequence ATGAGACTTTTATCTGAAAATATAAAAATGAGTAGCGCAATTAAAATATTGATTGGGTCTGCATTGTTGTTATTGGCGTCTTGTACTCCAAGTGATGAATTAAGTCCTGGTGTTGAGTATATGCCGGATATGTATAGATCTCCTAGCTATGAGACTTATTCAGTAAGTAACTTGGATGGTGATTCTATTAATGAAATGTCTGCAAGGTTACCGGTTAAAGGTACTGTTCCAAGAGGATACTACCCTTATTCTTATCCAAATACTACTGAAGGATATGAATTGGCGGGTGAAGAATTAACTAGTCCATTTGCGATGAATGCAGAGACAGTTGAAGAAGGTAAAGTCATATATGGTAAGTTCTGTATTCATTGTCATGGTGAGACTGGAGAAGGAGATGGAAGTGTAATTGCAAGTGGAAAATTCCCGGCTGTACCGCCAACTTATAGCGGAAAGTTGAAAGACTTACCTGAGGGAAAAATATTTCATTCTATTACTTACGGTAAAGGTATGATGGGATCTCATGCATCACAATTAGATAGAAATCAAAGATGGAAAATTATCCATTACGTTAAGACATTGCAAAATCCCGATTTGGAGGTTGCAGCTGTTGAAATAGATACAACTACAGTAGATGTAGAAGTAGCAGAAATTATAGAAGAAGTTATTGAAGAAGAAGTGGAAGAGAGCCACAAACACTAA
- a CDS encoding quinol:cytochrome C oxidoreductase has translation MVIGALSLIMGFLADDHHGNTVWANILVNGYFFFGISLLATFFMALQYVTESGWSIVLKRVFEGISAYMPYGAVVLVIVFIAASLHWNHIYHWMDEAVTNHYVIESTIGSDHPEYTQEAVEGAVENEHFDEIIFNKTGYLNTGFWWIRTVIYLSVWIFFGWFFRKRSLEEDEVGGEAWYWGNQKFGAIFLVFLAVTSSTSAWDWIMSIDTHWFSTLFGWYVFGGSWIAAMVVIMLFTMQLKAQGYLNKVNESHIHDLGKWVFALSIFWSYLWFCQLMLIWYSDIPEEVTYYVNRIQNYNWMFFGMFIINFLFPLIIFMSRDTKRNFDFLLPVLCIIFVGHWADTYLLIMPGLMKDGWNGVQVFELGMFLGFIGFFRFVVLKALSSASLEVKNNVYLEESEHLDT, from the coding sequence ATGGTAATTGGAGCATTGTCTCTTATAATGGGTTTTCTTGCCGATGATCATCACGGTAATACCGTTTGGGCCAATATTTTAGTTAACGGATATTTCTTTTTTGGAATTTCTTTGTTAGCTACATTCTTTATGGCATTACAATATGTAACTGAATCTGGTTGGAGTATTGTTTTAAAAAGAGTATTCGAAGGTATTAGTGCTTATATGCCATATGGTGCGGTTGTGTTGGTAATAGTATTTATTGCAGCTAGTTTACATTGGAATCATATATATCATTGGATGGATGAGGCCGTAACAAATCATTATGTTATAGAATCTACTATTGGATCAGATCACCCAGAATATACACAAGAGGCTGTTGAAGGAGCAGTTGAAAACGAGCATTTCGATGAGATTATCTTTAATAAAACGGGTTATTTAAATACTGGATTTTGGTGGATTAGAACTGTCATTTATTTGAGTGTTTGGATATTCTTTGGTTGGTTCTTTAGAAAGCGATCGTTAGAGGAAGATGAAGTAGGAGGTGAAGCATGGTATTGGGGTAACCAGAAGTTTGGTGCAATTTTCTTAGTGTTCTTAGCCGTTACATCTTCAACTTCTGCATGGGATTGGATCATGTCTATAGATACGCATTGGTTTAGTACACTTTTTGGATGGTATGTGTTTGGCGGAAGCTGGATAGCAGCAATGGTAGTTATCATGTTGTTTACCATGCAACTTAAAGCACAAGGCTACCTCAATAAAGTAAATGAAAGTCACATTCATGATTTGGGTAAATGGGTATTTGCTTTAAGTATTTTCTGGAGTTATTTATGGTTCTGTCAATTAATGTTAATCTGGTATTCTGATATTCCAGAAGAGGTTACGTATTATGTGAATAGAATTCAAAATTACAATTGGATGTTCTTTGGAATGTTTATTATAAACTTCTTGTTCCCTTTAATCATTTTTATGTCTAGAGATACAAAAAGGAACTTCGACTTCTTATTGCCTGTTTTATGTATAATATTTGTAGGGCATTGGGCAGATACATATTTGTTGATTATGCCTGGTCTTATGAAAGACGGATGGAATGGAGTGCAAGTATTTGAATTAGGTATGTTCTTAGGTTTTATAGGATTCTTTAGATTCGTAGTATTAAAAGCTCTATCAAGTGCTTCACTAGAGGTTAAGAATAATGTTTACTTAGAAGAGAGTGAGCATCTTGATACATGA
- the queG gene encoding tRNA epoxyqueuosine(34) reductase QueG translates to MNRTKITQRIKNEITRLGFSYCGVSKAGFLEDEASRLESWLKNGMHGNMAYMERNFDKRLDPTILVPGAKSVISILYNYFPEESQKANSDAKISKYAYGEDYHYVIKDKLAEIWEFIVNEIGDMDGRIFVDSAPVLDKAWAKKSGLGWIGKNTNLINPKSGSFFFIAEMIIDLELDYDGPIKDYCGTCTACIDACPTDAIVDPFIVDGSKCISYYTIELKEQIPEEVKGKFDNWVFGCDVCQDVC, encoded by the coding sequence ATGAATCGCACCAAAATTACTCAGCGAATTAAAAACGAAATCACTCGATTGGGGTTTAGTTATTGCGGTGTTTCCAAAGCAGGATTTCTTGAAGATGAAGCAAGTCGGTTAGAGAGTTGGTTAAAGAATGGTATGCATGGTAATATGGCGTACATGGAAAGAAATTTCGACAAGCGCTTAGACCCAACAATATTAGTTCCCGGTGCGAAATCAGTGATATCTATTCTCTATAATTATTTCCCAGAGGAAAGTCAAAAGGCTAATTCGGATGCGAAGATTTCCAAGTATGCATATGGGGAAGATTATCATTATGTGATTAAGGATAAGCTTGCCGAGATATGGGAATTTATCGTTAACGAAATTGGAGATATGGACGGTAGGATTTTTGTTGACTCTGCACCTGTTTTAGATAAAGCTTGGGCGAAAAAATCTGGCTTAGGTTGGATAGGAAAGAATACTAATCTTATAAATCCTAAGAGTGGTTCCTTCTTCTTTATAGCAGAAATGATCATCGATTTAGAATTGGATTATGACGGTCCGATAAAAGATTACTGTGGAACTTGTACAGCTTGTATAGATGCTTGTCCTACGGATGCTATAGTAGATCCTTTTATTGTTGATGGAAGTAAATGCATATCATATTACACGATAGAGTTAAAAGAACAAATACCAGAAGAGGTAAAGGGTAAATTTGATAATTGGGTTTTTGGCTGCGACGTTTGTCAAGATGTTTGT
- the ruvB gene encoding Holliday junction branch migration DNA helicase RuvB, with amino-acid sequence MIEDLIPDSSHFSQEETDYERALRPKSFDDFSGQDDLVDNLKVFVKAATLRNESLDHVLLHGPPGLGKTTLANIIADDLGVGIKITSGPVLDKPSDLAGLLTNLEENDVLFIDEIHRLSPVVEEFLYSAMEDYRIDIMIDSGPNARTVQIALNPFTLIGATTRSGLLTAPLRARFSINLRLEYYNADLLCTIVKRSSQIMDVDIGNQAANEIARRSRGTPRIANTLLRRVRDFAQVKGDGNIDLAIADSSLEALNVDKNGLDEMDIKILTCIIDKFNGGPVGITTIATAVGEDSNTIEEVYEPFLIQEGYLKRTPRGREATENAYKHLGRAIRAENRDLFN; translated from the coding sequence ATGATTGAAGATCTAATACCAGATAGTTCACATTTTTCTCAGGAAGAAACGGATTATGAAAGAGCTTTACGGCCCAAATCCTTTGATGACTTTTCAGGGCAAGATGATCTTGTGGATAATCTAAAAGTTTTTGTGAAGGCAGCTACATTGAGAAACGAATCATTGGATCACGTTTTATTACACGGACCTCCTGGTTTAGGCAAAACAACTCTGGCTAATATAATCGCTGATGATCTCGGGGTAGGGATTAAAATAACCTCAGGACCCGTATTAGATAAGCCGAGTGACCTGGCTGGGTTATTAACGAATCTTGAGGAGAATGATGTTCTGTTTATTGACGAAATTCATCGCTTAAGTCCTGTTGTTGAGGAATTCCTTTATTCTGCAATGGAAGATTATCGAATTGATATAATGATAGATTCGGGTCCTAATGCTAGAACGGTTCAAATAGCTTTGAATCCATTTACCTTAATAGGTGCAACAACTCGATCAGGACTACTTACAGCTCCTTTACGTGCAAGGTTTAGTATTAACTTAAGATTGGAGTATTACAATGCTGATTTGTTATGTACGATTGTTAAAAGGTCGTCACAAATAATGGATGTTGATATTGGAAATCAAGCAGCAAATGAGATAGCTAGAAGAAGTAGAGGTACACCTAGAATTGCGAATACTTTGTTAAGAAGGGTTCGGGACTTCGCACAAGTAAAGGGTGATGGAAATATTGATTTAGCTATTGCTGACTCATCATTAGAAGCTCTTAATGTAGATAAGAATGGATTGGATGAGATGGACATCAAAATTCTTACTTGCATCATTGATAAATTTAATGGAGGGCCTGTTGGAATTACAACCATTGCAACTGCGGTCGGTGAGGATAGTAATACTATCGAGGAAGTATACGAGCCTTTTTTAATACAAGAAGGTTATTTAAAGCGTACTCCCAGAGGACGAGAGGCTACAGAAAATGCATACAAACATTTAGGTCGGGCTATAAGAGCTGAGAATAGAGATTTGTTCAACTAA